CAGGATGTAGGGCGACATGAACGCGATGGTGTACTGCGTGAGCGCCGCGTCGGGCAGGTGACGCAGGTGCGCCTTCGCCCGCGCGGTCGACACCTTGATGACCTCGAGTCGCCTTCGGGGATCATCCTCGTTCGTGGCGAGGTTCGCGCAGATGAAGGAGATGCCGGTGCCGGGACGCTCGTCGCCGGCGAGGCGGACGTTGACGGGAAGTCCGGCCGTGAGCGGTTCGTCTGGCAGCGCGTCCAGTTCCAGCAGGAACCGGCGCACCGCGCCGCTGCAGATGGCCAGGACGATGTCGTTCAGCGTGCAGTCGGCGGCAGCGGCGACGGCCCTGACGTCTTCGAGCGTGACGTCCTGCGTCGCGAAGCGGCGCTGGGCGGTGACGCGCCCGTTGAGCAGCGAGGCCGGGCAGGCCAGCGGCGCGGTCAACGCGTCGTCCAACCCCACGCCCGCGCAGACCAGCTCGAAGAGCGCCGGCACGACGTCGCCGAGCGATCCGGCCTGCGTGCGGAGCGTGTCGACTGCCGTCCCAAGCGTTCCAACGAGCGATCCCAGCGCACCGACCTCGCCCTGCGACTTGGCGGATGCGTCGGACGGGTCCGACGGCCGGGCCGCCCAGGGCGCGGGCATTCCCCTCGTGTCGGGGCTCGTGGAGAGCATCCGCTGCAGCATCCGCATGCCGCTGACGCCGTCGATCATCGAATGGTGCATCTTCGTGTAGACGGCGAAGCGTCCTCCCTCGAGCCCTTCGATGAAGTGGCACTCCCACAGCGGCCTCGTGAGATCGAGCGCCTGGCTGTGCAGCCGCGAGACCAGGACGCCGAGCTCGCGCTCGCCAGCGGGGCGGGGCAGTCCGGAATGTCTGACGTGATAGTCCAGATCCACCGCAGCGTCGGCGGCCCACGACGGCAGCACCCTATCGAGCCAGCCGCCAGACAGTCTCTGGCTCCAGGGCGCCGCGATGGTGTCCGCCGACTTGAACTCGGCCAGCATCTGCCCCACGAAGTCGTCCGGCGCGCCCCGGGGCAGCGAGAAGAGCTGTAGTGCCGCGACGTGCATGGGCGCCTCGCGCGATTCGACGTAGAGCCATGCCGCGTCGAGCGGGTTGAGCCAGGACATGTGGGTCTCCAGACCGGGGCGTCGGCCAATCGTCGGTGCCACGGCCATTCCGAGGCAACGTGCCGGTCGTACGCTCGGGCGAGACAGTCGACGACGAACGGCGGGGGCGGAGGCGGAGGGTTCCGGGCTCAGGATCCCTCCACCTTCAAGTACCTGTCGTACCACGCCAGGATGCGGCGCTCGACGTCGACGGTCTCGTCGACGCTGTTCGGTGGGCGGTGGCCGCCATCGACGTAGCGCACCCACTCGACCGTCTTCCCCAGCCGTCGCAGGGCGTAATAGATCTCACGCGACTGGCTGGCCGGCACGTTCGGGTCCTGGTCGCCCGTGATGTTGAGCAGCGGCGTCTTGATGCGGTCGGCGCGCAGGATGGCCGAGTGCTCGAGGTAGCGCTCCGGGTACTCCCACAGCGTGCCGCCGATGCGGTCCTGACTCTTCTCGGGCGCGTGCGTGTTGCGCACGCCGAGCCGCGGACTGTCGGTGTAGAAGCTCACCATGTTCACCTTGCCGGAGATGTTGATGGCCGCCTTGAAGCGGTCGGTCTCGGTGAGTAGCAGCACCGTGGCATACCCGCCATAGCTCGTGCCGTGCACGCCGAGCCGGTCGGGATCGGCCACGCCCATCTCGATCAGCCGGTTCGCCGCCGTCGTCACGCCCTTCACCCACGACTCGCCCGGCCGCCCCACGACGAGGTTCACCGACGGGTGGAACACGGCGTAGCCGTGATTGGCGAGCAAGGCCGCCCGGGGGTTGAAGCCGTTGTCGAAGAACGTCTCGTAGATCTCGAACACCGTCGGATAGGCCTGGCCCTTCACGTAGCCGACGGGGTACCGCAGCACGCCGTACAGGACTTTGCCGTCCACGTCCCGGTAGGACACGAGCTCGGAGGTCGGCACCGCGCGGTCGGTCATCCAGGGGTTCAGGTCCGTCAGCTTGCGGACCCGGGTGAACCCGGCATCGGCGACGTACAAATCGGCGGGGCGGTCTCCGTCGCTGCGCTGAAACACCACCGTGCGCGCGTCGCGCGACAGCCGGATGGTCGAGTAGAGGTGCGTGTCCCTGACGATCGGCGTCATCTCCTTCGTCCTCAGATCGAGCCGGACGAGGCCGCGTTGCCAGCGGTCGGGTTCGCCGTGCTGGATGAGCAGCGCGTCGCCCTCCGGGGTCCAGTCGACCAGCGTCAGGCGCGGGTTGCGCTCGGCCCGCTTCTCGTCGAGCGGCAACACCAGCTCGCGTGCGGCGTCGGCGAGCGTGACGACGTACCAGCCCTTGCGGCTCGTGACGAGCAGCCGCGAGGCATCTCGCGAGAAGGCGCTGACGACGAACGACTCCCGGCCCTCGTCGCCGTCGCCGGCTGGCTCGGCTGCCTCCTTCGCGTCCGGCCTGGGCGTCACGCTCCGTGCCGTCTGCTCGCCGATCCCCTGGACGAACACTTCGCCCTTCTCCGCCCACGCCAGCATCCGCCCGTCGTCGGACCAGCGTGGCGTGGCGGTCTTGAGTGTCTTCGCCTCGACGAGCGTCTGCGGCGTCGCTGGCGTCCCCGCCCCGAGCGGTGCGTGCTTCACGGCGTTGTGGGTGCCGAAGATGACGTCGTAGTCGGTCTTCTCGGTGGCGTCCTCGAGCAGCGTGACGAACGAACCGTCGCGCGTCACCTGGTAGCTCGTGACGCGCCTCTCGGGCAGCACGTCCGTGACCCCCCCCGTCGACGGGTCAAGCGCCACGAGCCGGCGGACGCGATCCTCCCGCCGGAGCGCGTCCCACTCGAGAAACGGCTCGGCGGACGAGTGCACGACCACCGGGCCGTCCACCTGCGCCCGGAAGGCCGCCTGCGCCCGTCGCTCCTGGTCCAACGTGCGCAACGTCACGAGCAGCGCCGAGGCGTCGGGTCGCCACACGAGGGCGGAGTTGGGCGACACCTGCGCCTCTCCGCCAACCGGCACCTGTGACAGCGCGCGCCGCTCTGCGTCCCAGACGTACAGGCTCGTGCGCGGCAGCCCCTGTTCGTCCTCGGCCACCGTCAGGATGGCCAGGCGGCGTCCGTCCCGGCTGAACGACGCCTGCCGGACGTTGCGCCGGTCGGAGAACGGGCGGTCGATCGCGCCGCTCGTGGTGTCGATCACGAGCAAGTCGAGCGAGGCCGGGGCGACGTAGCTCGGGTCGCCGAAACGGCGGTGATCGGTGCTGGCGTTGTCGCGGAGCCGACGGGTCGTGGCCGCGACCCGCCGGCCATCCTCGCTCAGGTCGAGGATGGCGAGCGTCGTCACATCGAGGACGTCCTCTGCCGTGAAGGGCGCCAGCGGCTGGGATGCCGCTGGTGCCGTCTGGATGGAACCGCAGGCGATGAGCAGCGCAACGAAGGTTCTGGTGAGGTCCATGGTGTGCTCCACGGATATACTCCCGAAACCGCCTGCGCTCGTCCAGCATCAAAGGCCCAGGGTGCCATGACACAGTCCAGGATCCTCCTCCTCGTGGCCGTCGTCGGCGCGGTGGCCGCCTTTTTCGTCTTCGACCTCCGCCAGTACCTGTCGATCGACTTCTTCGAGGCTCGGCGCACGGCCATCGACGCGTACTTCCGCGAGCACCCGGGCTCGACGGCCGGGCTGTTCGTTGCCATCTACGTCGCCGTCACGGCCCTGTCGCTGCCGGGGGCGGCCATCATGACGCTCGCGGGCGGCGCCATCTTCGGCTTCGCCACCGGACTGGTGCTCGTCTCGTTCGCCTCGTCCATCGGGGCGACGCTGGCGTTCCTCGTCGCGCGCTTCGTGGCGCGCGACTGGGTGCAGGCGCGCTTTGCCGATCGGCTCGGCCCGCTGAACGCCGGCATCGAACGCGAGGGGGCGTTCTACCTGTTCGCGCTGCGGCTCGTGCCCATCTTTCCGTTCTGGCTGATCAACCTGGCGATGGGGCTGACGCGCCTCCGCACGTGGACCTTCTACTGGGTGAGCCAGGTCGGCATGCTCGCGGGAACGGCGGTCTACGTGTACGCCGGCACCCAGCTCGGGCAGTTCCGCGTCTCGCCCGGCCTGTTGCTGGCGTTCGCGCTGCTCGGGGTCTTTCCGCTCGCGGCCAGGCGCGCACTCGACGCCGTCAAGGCGCGCCGGGTCTACGCGCGGTGGTCGGCCGGCCGCCCATCACGCTACGACTACAACATGGTCGTCATCGGCGCGGGGTCGGCGGGGCTCGTCTCGGCCTACATCGCGGCGGCCACGAAGGCACGGGTCGCACTCGTCGAGCGCCACCGCATGGGCGGCGACTGCCTGAACACGGGATGCGTGCCGAGCAAGGCGCTCATCCGCTCGGCCAAGCTGCTCTCGCACATCGCGCGCGCGAGGGAGTTCGGCATCGCCGAGGCCGGCGCCCGCTTCGACTTCGCCGACGTGATGGAGCGTGTCGCGCGGGTCGTGAAGACGGTCGAGCCCCACGACTCGGTCGAGCGCTACACCGGACTCGGCGTAGAGGTGGTCGAGGGCGGGGCGCGCATCACCTCACCCTGGACGGTTGACGTGCAGACGGCTTCAGGCGTCCGCACCCTGACCACCCGCACCATCGTCATCGCCGCCGGCGCCCGCCCGTTCGTGCCGCCGATTCCAGGACTCGAGGAGGTCGGCTACCTGACCTCCGACACGGTGTGGTCGCTTCGCGAGCGTCCAGCTCGCCTCGTCGTGCTCGGCGGCGGGCCAATCGGCTGCGAGCTGACGCAGGCGTTCGCCCGCCTCGGCTGCCAGGTCACGCAGGTCGAGATGGCACCCCGCCTCCTCCTGCGAGAGGACCCGGAGGTGTCGGAGCTCGTGAAGGCGCGCTTCGAGCGCGAGGGCATCCGGGTGCTGACCGGACACAAGGCCACCAGGTTCCTCGTGGAGGACGGTGAGAAGACGCTCGTTGCCGGGCACGAGGGCGCGGAAGTGCGCGTGCCCTTCGACGCGGTGCTGGTCGCCGTGGGCCGCATCGCGAATACCACGGGTTATGGTCTCGAGGAGCTCGGCATTCCGACGACGCCGGAGCGCACGATCCAGACCGACGACTTCCTCCAGACGCTCTACCCGAACATCCTCGCGTGCGGCGACGTGGCCGGGCCGTACCAGTTCACACACACGGCATCGCACCAGGCGTGGTACGCGACGGTCAACGGCCTCTTCGGCGCCTTCCGGCGCTTCAAGGCCGACTACCGCGTGATCCCGTGGTCGACCTTCACCGACCCCGAGGTCGCGCGCGTCGGGCTCAACGAACAGGAGGCGCGCGAGAAGCAGATCCCGCACACGACGACGGTGTACGGCATCGACGATCTCGATCGCGCGATTGCCGACGAGGAGGCCCACGGCTTCGTGAAGGTGCTCACGAAGCCGGGCACCGACCAGATCCTCGGTGTCACCATCGTCGGCGAGCACGCCGGCGACCTGCTCGCCGAGTACGTGCTCGCGATGAAGCACGGCATCGGTCTGAACAAGATCCTCGGGACGATTCACATCTACCCGACGCTCGCCGAGGCGAACAAGTACGCGGCTGGCGCGTGGAAGCGTGGCACCGTGACTCTGGGGCTGTGGGCGTTCCTCGAGGCGTTCCAGGCCTGGCGGCGCGGCGCGGGCGGACTCGGCGCGGTTGTCGCGCGCCTGCGCGCGCTCGTGGCCGACAAGCGGCCCGCTTACACGTCGGGTGAGGGTGGCGGCAATCCGAGCTAGGATAGGCTCATGCCGAAGGGCGGGCTCCTGACTGCTCGTGAAGCCGCCGCCGTAGACAGGTTCTTGGCGGGTGTGCGCCAGGCCTTCGGGTCCAATCTGCTGGCCGTCAAGCTGTTCGGCTCCAAGGTTCGTGGCGATTCGACCCCAGAGTCCGACATCGACATCCTGCTCGAAGTCGGAGAAGCCACGGTCGTCGTGGAGGATCAGGCCGTCGACATCGCGTTCGACGTCAATCTGGAGTACGACGTTTACATCTCCCCACGTGTCATTGCGCGGTCCACTCTGAACCATCCCGTCTGGCGGCTGACGGGATTCGTGCAGGCCCTGGAGCGGGAGGGCGTCCCCCTGTGACGGACGAACTGCGTGCTCTGGTCGGACACCGACTGACGCGCGCATACGACACGCTCGCAGAGGCGCGCGGACTGTGCCGGATGAACGCACCTGGAGGTGCCCTCAACCGGTTCTACTATGCCGCCCTCTATGCCGCGCGCGCCCTGCTGGCGACCGAACAGGTCGATTCGAGCAGGCACTCGGGCGTCATCGCGCTGTTTCAGAAGCACTTCGTGAAGGGCGGCATCGTCTCGCCCGATCGCTTTCGGGCTTTTCCGCGTGCGTTCGAGAAACGATTGAAGAGCGACTACGGAGACTTCGCCACCCCGACGTTGGACGAAGTACACCTCGTTGCAGAGGAAGTCGAGGCGTTTCTCGGCGACTGCGCGCGTGTCTTGCGGGAACGACAGGCACTTGCCGAGGACTGGCACCCGCCCGAACCGCAGAACCCGGGAGTGAGTCCGATCGACTAGTTGGCGACGGCGGGACCCGGTTCTCGGTCTCGCTCAGGCGTGGAGCTCGACGACGTCGCCGTCAGCGAGCGCGTGATCGCGCTGGACGGCCTGGCCGTCGAACGCGCTCGGTCCCCACACGCGCGCGAACTTCATGTCGGCCCGAAGGTCTTTGTGGATGCGTGCCGCGAGGTCGCCGACCGTGGCCCCGCGCGGCAGCGCAAAGGGAACGCTGCGATCGGCCGCACGCCCTGGTTCCTTGGTGTAGACGCGGATCACGTCGAGAAGCTCGAAGGTGAGACGACGCAGATCGTCGAGACCATTGCCCGTCGTCGTCGACACCGCCGTGAGGGTCCACGGTGTCTCGAGCAGCTCGCGCACCGCCTCCAGGTGCTCGTCGAGCGCCTCAACGAGATCGGCGTGGGTCAGGACGAGCATCGCCGGCCGAACGGTCTGCAGGCCCGACGGCGCGCCATCGTCGCGACGGGGCACGAGCTCGATGCGCTTTGGCGCAATCAGCCGCCGCACGTCATCGAACCCCTCGATGGCATCGCGTGCGTCGAGCACCACCCAGCACACATCCGCATGGCGCACGAGGTCGAAGACCCACGGCTCGACGTGGACGCTCGACACCGGCGGCAGGTCCACGAGCTGGAATGCGATGTCCTCGAAGGCCATCATGCCCGGCGTCGCTTCGCGCGTCGTGAACGGGTAGTCGCCAACCACCGGCGTCGCGCGCGTGAGCGCCCGCACGAGCGACGACTTCCCCCCGTTTGGCGGACCGACGAGCGCCACCTGGCCCGCACCCTCTCGTGGCACGATGTGGCTGAAGCCGCCCCGACCGCTCTGCCTGGCGCCCTCCTTGCGCAGCTTCGCGAGGCGAGAACGCAGGTCGGCCTGCATGTGGTCGGTCCCCTTGTGCTTGGGGATGACCCGCAGCATCTCCTCGAGCGCGGCGACCTTCTCCTCGATCGTGCGTGCCTCACGGAACGCCTGTTCGGCGCGGTGATACTCGGGCGTCAGGTTCGCTGGCATCGGACCCCGTTGCTGGCGCGAGCGTACCGCCGGCAGGCTCCTCACCTCAAGGGCGGCGTGCTCGACGGCGCGCGCCGATGCCGCGTCGCCTGCTCGTAGGCGTACGCCAGCCGAAACAGGGTCGACTCCGACCACGCACGACCGAAGAACGTGATCCCGGCAGGCAGCGTGTCGCCCCGGGTGTAGCCCATCGGCACCTGGACGGACGGGAATCCCGTGACCGGGGAGAAGAACTGGCTGTTGTCGCCGTGCGGTGTGTTCAGGTCGCCAATGAGCCGCGGGAGGTTGCTCCACGTGGGGTACACGAACGCGTCGAGTTGCAGGCGATCCATGGTGTCGAGCACCGCCCGACGCACGCGTTCGCGGTACGCCGAGTCGGCGGCGCACTCCGGCGAGTCGGGGCCGTGCTCCGGACCCTGTTCGGCCTGCTCGAGCCGGCGCTGCACGGACGGGTGGAAGCGACCCGACGCGATGACCTCGGCGAGGCCCTTCACCGGAACGCGATCGCCGTGCGAGGCGAGATATCGGTTGATGTCGTACTTGAAGCCCATGCACGGGCCCACACCCTGCGGTCGGCGGATGTCGTCGAGCCCTTCGACGGTCGCCGGGTCGACGACAATCGCCCCCGCGCGCTGCAGGTCGGCCATGGCGCGCGTGAAGACGTCGACCACCTCAGGGTCGGTGGTGGGACGCTCGTAGGCCTGCCGAAGGATGCCGAGCCGCGCCCCGCGGAGGCCGTCCGGCCGAAGCGCCGCGAGGTAGTCTTGCGGCAGGTGCGCTCGCGCGGCGGCGGTGACGGGATCGGCGGGATCCTCGCCGGCGACGACCTGGAACACCGCCACAGCGTCGGCCACGGTGCGCGTCATGGGGCCCGCGATGTCGGCAAGCAAGTTGAGCGGCGCCACGCCTCCGCGGCTCGTCAACCCCATCGTCGAGCGGATGCCGACGAGCCCCTGGTGTGCCGAGGGACCACGGATGGAGTTGCCCGTATCGCTGCCAAGACCCACGAGGCCGAAGCTCGCGGCGACCGCGGCGGCCGTCCCGCCGCTCGAGCCGGCGGTGACGCGATCGAGGGCATACGGGTTCTTCGTATAACCGGGCAGGATCGAGCTCACGGTCTCGTAGGGCGTGAACGCCCACTCGGCCATGTTCGACTTGGCCAGGACGATGGCGCCGGACTCCTTGAGGCGTCGCACCTGGAACGCGTCCTTGTCGGAGACGAACCCTTCGAGCGCCAGCGACCCGTTCGCGCTCTGTAGGCCGACGGTCTCGAAGTTGTCCTTCACGATGGTCGGAACGCAGTGCAGCGGGCCGACTCGGCCGCCCGACGCGAACCTCGCATCGAGCGTGTCGGCGGCCTCCAGCGCGCCGGGGTTCAGCTGGACGATCGCGTTCAGTGCGGGGCCGTTTCTGTCGTAGGCGGCGATCCTGGCGAGCGAGGCCTCGACGAGGGCGCGACAGGTGAGGCGGCCGGCCTTCATGGCCGCGTGCACGTCCGCGATGGTCGTTTCGACCACCTGGAATGGCGCCGGCGTCTGTGCCGCGGGCGCGACGAACAGGATCGTCGCGATCAGGATGGAGTGAACCGCGTGACGCATTCGCGCATCTTACACGCGCGTCGGCCGGATGCCATCCGGGCGTGTCAATCGACCCCAATCCGACATTCGGCCTGCGACCACCGGCCAGCGGCGACCGGCCAGCACGATGACGATCGCCGCCGTCTCCGTGATCGGCACCGTCACCGGCAGTGAGGCGAAGGCCAGTCGTTCAATCGTTGATTTCTCCAACCAGGCCACCAGCCGCCAGCCTGTAGCCGCCAGCCAGATTGGTGGATCAGGGTTGATTACTCGCCCGCGCCCTTGAACTGGTCGCCCTCCTCGGCGAAAAGGAGGTTGAAGCTCGTGAGCGATCCGTAACAGGCCGTGATGTAACTCTGCAGCCTGACCTTCGCGTCCTCGGGCAGCTCCGACGCGTTGACCTGCTGTTCGAGCGTGCGCAGCCGGTTGCGCAGCATCACCACCTTGTGGAAGAAGGTCTCGATAGGCCAGCGCTTCTCCTGCGTGCCGTTGCCCGGTTCGAGCACGAGCGTGCCGCCGCGCCACTTGTCGGCTGGCACCACGGGCGTCACCCCGGCTTCTTCTCGCAGGACACGGCGCAGCAACACCTCGAGGTCGGCCGCCGAGATCGACATGTCGGGTCCTTCCTGATCGCCGGCGCCGCGGCTGGCGCGGACCTCACGATCGGAGACGATGGGAAGCGGCGTGCGCTCGGGACGGTCGGACGTCGGCTGAAGAAAAGTGCCTCGAGCTGGCGGCCGCGCAACCCCCGGCGCAGGCGCGCCCGCGGACGCCCCCCGGAAGTTGTGCTGGCTGCCGCAGTAGTCGCACTGCGTCCGGATGGGTCGTCCCGTCGGATCGGCCACGATCACGGTGTGCATGCGGTCGATCTTGCAGGCGAGGCAACGGTCTTCGACCGTGTCACCCGCGCGGTAGCGTCTCGGAATAGTCGCCATCACCGTGTGATCCGATACNNNNNNNNNNNNNNNNNNNNNNNNNNNNNNNNNNNNNNNNNNNNNNNNNNNNNNNNNNNNNNNNNNNNNNNNNNNNNNNNNNNNNNNNNNNNNNNNNNNNCCTCCCGCCGAGTATACGTGGTCGCGGGGCGTTCACAGCACGACGCCGAGAGGCCGCTTCAGGGCGAAGGCACACGCCATCGACAGCACGATGAACCACACCATCCAGTGCAGCTCGACGCCAAGCGCGGAGACCCCTCGCGAAGGATAGGCGACCTCGATCGAGAGGAGGCCCCTGCCGTCGGGTAGAGGCGGCTCGGCAGGATGGAGCATCTCGGCGGCGAGGCCGCGCGCAGGTCGGATCGGAGAACGGCGCGCCACTCGATTCGATGCGTGGAGGCTCTTGGAGAAGGCCTCTCCTCCGAGTCGGACGACCAGCGTGTACTCGCCGGGACGATCGACGGCGACCCGCCAGGCGGCCTCGTTCGTCGAAGCGGTCCACGCCATCGGGGTCTCGACGCGGACGCCTTCGGGCGCCTCGAGCGTGAGTGCCGGCTCCGCTGCGGGCTTCGCGCCGGCAACGGAGCCCGTTCGTGCCTGCCAGTCGGCGGCGAGCCGAACCTTCACGACCGAGGTCCGACCCGGTTCGACACCGTCGTAGGCGAAGAACGACTGCAGTTGCGCCGTCAGCAGGACGAGCGGCACGAACGCCCAGAGCAGGGGAACGGACGACAGCCGCAGGTAGGTCAGGTTGTGCCGGACCAGTTCTGCCTGCGTGCGCAGAATCGCCCGTGGATCGTCACCAAACAGCCGGATTTCGAACACGCCGGCGCGGATGGCCCGTTTGACTTCGGCGAGACGACGCTGATTCGACGTGGCGCGGACGACGAGCAGCAGGGCGACGCCCGTCGCGGCCGACAGCAGCGCCAGCCCGGCGAGGCGGGGAAGTTGGCCGAGCAGCGCCATCAGCGGGTCGATGCCAGCGGCGACGAGGCGGTTGACGAGGTTCATGCGAGGGCTCTGGGAGCATGGCGCGGGCGAGGCCCGCCTTCACGACAAGTACCCCAACCCACTCAGCTTCTTGCGGATCTCTTCCTCGGAGTCGGCCTGCTCGAGCCTCGCGATCTCCTTCTCGAGCACGTGCGTGACGAACTCCTCCACCGAGGAGTACCCCGCCAGGTCGGCGTGCCGTTTCACCCTGATCCACAACGGCTTGTCGAGCTTGATCGACTTTCCTCCGAACATGGTGCCTCCTGCCAGTCCTACTTCGCCGCGCCCTCGCGGATGCCGAACTCGGCGAGCAGCGACCCGGCGAGCGCCTTGAGCGAGTCGGCCGGCCGGCGCAGCGGTCGGTTGGTCAGCAACAGGCCCGGGACCGCCTCATGGTCCATGCAGTGATCGCCGCTCCACGGGCTGGTGTTGTCGACGATCACCTCGCGAGGCATGCCGCCGAGCGCCGACTCGTTCGAGCAGCGGAACCCCTTCGCGTAGCCGATGATGAGGTCGGGCGCGCCTTCGAGGCCACTCGGGTCGCTGAACGTCCGGTCTGGCCGATAGACCCTGGCGATGGCGGCCTCGCCTGAGGCGGGGTCGATGACGCGAAGCAGCCTCTCGCCCAGTTCGTCGAGCAGCGCATCGCGGTCGGCCTCCCGTACCGCGCCCTCTGGTTCCCGCCCCGCCAGGTTGACGTAGAGGCCGTTCAGCCCGAGTCCATACGCGCGGCTGCGTGCCCAGTCGACGTTGCCGAAGAACCCGAGGTCGACCGGACGGCCGGGGTCGCGAAGGGCGAGGTAGCCCTGGTCGCGCAGCCAGCTGTTCAAGTGGAACGCTCGGCGCCACGACGTGAACCCATGGTCCGACATCACGATCAGCGTCGTCTCGGGGCCGAGGCGATCGAGCGTCTCGCCGACCACCCGGTCGAGTTCCACGTACGCGTCTCGAATCACGTCGCGATAGGGAGGGTCGGCCACGGGGTCGTAGGCCGGGTGGCCCGGATCCATCGGACGCCACATCACGTGGCTGATCTGGTCGAGGTTGCCAACGTAGAAGAAGAGAAGGCCGTCCTCGAACCGATCGAGGAGGTAGGCCAGCTGCGCCTTCACCTCTTCCCCCGCAAGGCGCGCCTGCGCGAGGAACTCGTCGCGGTCGAACACGCCTTCCTCGAGGGCCTTCGTGTCTTCCGGCATGCCCTGGGTGTAGTAGCGTCCCGTGGCCCTGGCGAGGTCGGCCGCAAACGATCCGGGCGTCGAGATGGGCAGGGCGGGCGCCAGCGGGTCGATGTTCACAGGACTGGCGTAGAGCTCGAAGTCGGGCCGGACCTGTCGGAGGTAGAAGCGCACCATGCCACGCAGCCGCTGCAGCGGCATCAGACTGAACTCGACCGGCACCCAGTCGCTCCACTCGCCGGCCTGCAGCACGCGCTCCTCACCCCCGACGACGATGCGGGCGAGGGGCCGGGTGCCGTCGATCCACACCGTGAACGGCGCCGCCACCTTCTCGGGTTCCCGCAGGAACGGGTTGTCGGGGCCGAAGAGCGCTGCATCGACGCGGCCGCCGCGCACGGTGACACGATGCACCTCGCCGCCCGCGACCTGCCGTCCGCTGAAGGCGAAGGACGCCGACGTGTAATACGAGAACGACCCGTAGCTGCCGACGAGATCGGGCGTGCCCATGCCGCTCAACTCGCGGTGCGCGCTCCCCGACGGCGGGAAGTTGGCTGGCATCCTCACGATGGTCGAACGGATGCCGTGCCGCTCGAGGGCCTCCCAGAACGGCCGTCCCCGGCGCAGCAGTTCCACGCGCCCGCTGCCGAGCGGGAGCCGGTACTTGCCGAACGTCAGGCTTCGCGACGGGTCGACGACACGCGACATCGACAGGAACGGCGTCCGCGTGGACGCCTCGCGGTGCAGAAAGTCGTAGATGCCGTGGCCACTCGGGTCGTGGCCCGTGATGAAGTTCGACCAGGCCACGGGGCTCTGAGGCGGCACGCTCGTCCGGAGCGGCGTGAAGCCGCCCGTGGCCGCGGCGCGGGCGAAGTTCGGCATCCTCCCCTGTGCGATCAACTCCGAGGCGAGGCCGTGGTCCATGCCGTCGAAGCCGAGCACGACGACGCGTCGACCTCGCTCCTGCGGGCTCGAGCAGGCCGGCCCGAGCAGCCCCGACACCAGCACGACGAGCGAGGTCACGACGCCCCATCTCATCGGCCTGGCTCCGCGGCGACCGCGAAAAGCGGACGGCCTTCCATGTAGGGCGGCGGCGTGACGCCGAACAGCGCGAGCGCCGTGGGCGCGATGTCGACGAGCGACGGATCGGCGACGTCGATGCGGCGGTTGCAGAAGAGGACCCCGGGCACGAGGCGGGCATCGACCGAGTGGTCGCCACTCCATGGCCGGGTGTTGTCTTCGAAAACCGGCCCGGCCACGCGGCCCGAGGCGCTGCCCCACGAGACGCGGTAGCCGTGGTTGCAGCCCACGATCAGATCCGGCGCGTGCTCGAGGTACGGCCCCGAGTACACCGACGAGGCGTCGAACACCTCCCGGATGGCCACGTCCCCCGTCTCGTCATCGACGAGGCCCGTGAG
The DNA window shown above is from Acidobacteriota bacterium and carries:
- a CDS encoding HEPN domain-containing protein; protein product: MTDELRALVGHRLTRAYDTLAEARGLCRMNAPGGALNRFYYAALYAARALLATEQVDSSRHSGVIALFQKHFVKGGIVSPDRFRAFPRAFEKRLKSDYGDFATPTLDEVHLVAEEVEAFLGDCARVLRERQALAEDWHPPEPQNPGVSPID
- a CDS encoding TGS domain-containing protein; translation: MPANLTPEYHRAEQAFREARTIEEKVAALEEMLRVIPKHKGTDHMQADLRSRLAKLRKEGARQSGRGGFSHIVPREGAGQVALVGPPNGGKSSLVRALTRATPVVGDYPFTTREATPGMMAFEDIAFQLVDLPPVSSVHVEPWVFDLVRHADVCWVVLDARDAIEGFDDVRRLIAPKRIELVPRRDDGAPSGLQTVRPAMLVLTHADLVEALDEHLEAVRELLETPWTLTAVSTTTGNGLDDLRRLTFELLDVIRVYTKEPGRAADRSVPFALPRGATVGDLAARIHKDLRADMKFARVWGPSAFDGQAVQRDHALADGDVVELHA
- a CDS encoding amidase gives rise to the protein MRHAVHSILIATILFVAPAAQTPAPFQVVETTIADVHAAMKAGRLTCRALVEASLARIAAYDRNGPALNAIVQLNPGALEAADTLDARFASGGRVGPLHCVPTIVKDNFETVGLQSANGSLALEGFVSDKDAFQVRRLKESGAIVLAKSNMAEWAFTPYETVSSILPGYTKNPYALDRVTAGSSGGTAAAVAASFGLVGLGSDTGNSIRGPSAHQGLVGIRSTMGLTSRGGVAPLNLLADIAGPMTRTVADAVAVFQVVAGEDPADPVTAAARAHLPQDYLAALRPDGLRGARLGILRQAYERPTTDPEVVDVFTRAMADLQRAGAIVVDPATVEGLDDIRRPQGVGPCMGFKYDINRYLASHGDRVPVKGLAEVIASGRFHPSVQRRLEQAEQGPEHGPDSPECAADSAYRERVRRAVLDTMDRLQLDAFVYPTWSNLPRLIGDLNTPHGDNSQFFSPVTGFPSVQVPMGYTRGDTLPAGITFFGRAWSESTLFRLAYAYEQATRHRRAPSSTPPLR
- a CDS encoding alkaline phosphatase family protein, with the translated sequence MRWGVVTSLVVLVSGLLGPACSSPQERGRRVVVLGFDGMDHGLASELIAQGRMPNFARAAATGGFTPLRTSVPPQSPVAWSNFITGHDPSGHGIYDFLHREASTRTPFLSMSRVVDPSRSLTFGKYRLPLGSGRVELLRRGRPFWEALERHGIRSTIVRMPANFPPSGSAHRELSGMGTPDLVGSYGSFSYYTSASFAFSGRQVAGGEVHRVTVRGGRVDAALFGPDNPFLREPEKVAAPFTVWIDGTRPLARIVVGGEERVLQAGEWSDWVPVEFSLMPLQRLRGMVRFYLRQVRPDFELYASPVNIDPLAPALPISTPGSFAADLARATGRYYTQGMPEDTKALEEGVFDRDEFLAQARLAGEEVKAQLAYLLDRFEDGLLFFYVGNLDQISHVMWRPMDPGHPAYDPVADPPYRDVIRDAYVELDRVVGETLDRLGPETTLIVMSDHGFTSWRRAFHLNSWLRDQGYLALRDPGRPVDLGFFGNVDWARSRAYGLGLNGLYVNLAGREPEGAVREADRDALLDELGERLLRVIDPASGEAAIARVYRPDRTFSDPSGLEGAPDLIIGYAKGFRCSNESALGGMPREVIVDNTSPWSGDHCMDHEAVPGLLLTNRPLRRPADSLKALAGSLLAEFGIREGAAK